The Mytilus edulis unplaced genomic scaffold, xbMytEdul2.2 SCAFFOLD_1510, whole genome shotgun sequence genome contains a region encoding:
- the LOC139507012 gene encoding ankyrin repeat domain-containing protein 29-like, which yields TYYSCFQWRYRSLKLSLQNGADIDYQDGSGQTALMRAAEGGHLEICGLLIDTGCKIDITVNGWTALMFAAMKGHLEICRRLIDRGCKIDTTTGNGGTALMLAVRGGHLEICRLLIDRGCKIDITNIRGYTALHYAAQGGHLLITRCLVERGGANPLVTTHE from the exons AAACTTATTACAGCTGCTTTCAATGGAGATATAGAAGCCTTAAATTAAGCCTACAGAATGGTGCAGACATTGATTATCAAGAT ggtAGTGGACAGACAGCATTAATGAGGGCTGCCGAGGGAGGTCACCTGGAGATCTGTGGACTCCTCATTGATACaggatgtaagatcgacatcaca gttAATGGATGGACAGCATTAATGTTTGCTGCCATGAAAGGACACCTGGAGATCTGTAGACGTctcattgatagaggatgtaagatcgacaCCACAAca ggtAATGGAGGGACAGCATTAATGTTGGCTGTCAGGGGAGGACACCTGGAGATCTGTAGACTCctcattgatagaggatgtaagatcgacatcacaaat aTACGTGGATACACAGCTTTACATTATGCTGCTCAGGGGGGACATTTACTGATCACAAGATGTCTGGTAGAAAGAGGAGGTGCCAATCCCTTGGTTACAACACATGAG